One genomic segment of Pseudomonadota bacterium includes these proteins:
- a CDS encoding transaldolase (catalyzes the reversible formation of D-erythrose 4-phosphate and D-fructose 6-phosphate from sedoheptulose 7-phosphate and D-glyceraldehyde 3-phosphate): MSTNPLLLLQNEGVSVWLDYLSRDLMNEGGLQKLIDEDGLRGETSNPAIFQKAISHGESYS, translated from the coding sequence ATGTCTACCAACCCGCTTCTCCTGCTCCAGAACGAGGGAGTGAGCGTCTGGCTCGACTATCTCAGTCGCGATCTCATGAACGAAGGGGGCCTGCAGAAGCTCATCGACGAGGACGGGCTGCGTGGAGAGACATCGAACCCGGCCATCTTCCAGAAGGCCATCTCCCACGGCGAGTCGTACAGCGA
- a CDS encoding HD domain-containing protein — MDALGGGVRGPSSSRSSAGLNPSTDPVRVPRGSGESADVAPFSTLHDEAVLKQSAEQGLSAEVLAEMHQKVDLPDEPESADTTGESEAPPDRATPSDRAALSVFMQAQLARKTRELVGRTARERRGERPDVTDAQAETSPEAGGSAADARRFADGIVPSMMEGLLNAAHRKEKRDRKDAAKLLLIVLKAHGAYVYEHCTRLVDLAHALAREMGERSETLDREVEDGLVYRDIGEVAFFLTRRSARQRDALAAYLGGDVLAQDAVLHDLGKIQVPEEILYKPGPLDKAERAVMERHPVWGAEILETVPPLHHAIPVTRHHHERYDGEGYPDRLAGEHIPLAARIVCVVDAFDAMVSDRPYRQGLPVEEACRIIREGAGTQFDPRASEAFLRIVHRVWAPDRQY; from the coding sequence ATGGACGCGCTCGGTGGTGGTGTTCGCGGCCCTTCCTCCTCGCGTTCCTCGGCGGGCCTCAATCCGTCTACAGACCCCGTTCGCGTCCCGCGAGGATCGGGAGAGAGCGCGGACGTCGCGCCCTTCTCGACCCTGCACGATGAAGCGGTGCTCAAGCAGAGCGCGGAGCAGGGGCTTTCGGCCGAGGTGCTCGCCGAGATGCACCAGAAGGTCGACCTGCCCGACGAACCCGAGAGCGCGGATACAACCGGCGAGAGCGAAGCCCCTCCCGATCGCGCCACGCCATCAGACAGGGCCGCCCTGAGCGTGTTCATGCAGGCGCAGCTGGCGCGCAAGACGCGAGAGCTCGTGGGGCGCACGGCGCGCGAGCGGCGGGGAGAACGACCGGATGTCACCGACGCGCAGGCAGAGACCTCCCCGGAGGCCGGTGGATCGGCCGCCGATGCGCGCAGGTTCGCCGACGGCATCGTGCCCAGCATGATGGAGGGCCTGCTCAACGCGGCGCATCGCAAGGAGAAGCGCGACAGAAAAGACGCCGCCAAGCTGCTCCTCATCGTGCTCAAGGCGCACGGGGCCTATGTCTATGAGCACTGCACCCGTCTGGTCGATCTGGCCCACGCCCTGGCCCGGGAGATGGGCGAGCGCTCGGAGACCCTCGATCGCGAGGTGGAAGACGGCCTCGTCTATCGCGACATCGGCGAGGTGGCTTTCTTCCTCACCCGCCGCTCGGCGCGTCAGCGCGACGCCCTGGCCGCGTATCTCGGCGGCGACGTGCTTGCACAAGACGCGGTACTCCACGATCTGGGAAAGATCCAGGTGCCGGAAGAGATCCTCTACAAGCCCGGCCCGCTCGACAAAGCCGAGCGTGCCGTCATGGAGCGTCATCCGGTGTGGGGGGCTGAGATTCTCGAGACCGTTCCGCCACTGCACCACGCCATTCCCGTGACCCGCCACCATCATGAGCGCTATGACGGCGAGGGATACCCCGATCGGCTCGCAGGCGAGCACATCCCCCTGGCGGCCCGAATCGTCTGCGTGGTCGACGCCTTCGACGCCATGGTGAGCGATCGCCCGTATCGCCAAGGGCTGCCCGTCGAGGAGGCCTGTCGCATCATCCGAGAGGGGGCGGGAACGCAGTTCGACCCCCGTGCTTCGGAGGCGTTCCTGCGCATCGTGCATCGGGTCTGGGCCCCCGACCGTCAGTACTGA
- a CDS encoding YHS domain-containing protein: MIGAMDPKDYNPETRRHPIQAGRETVPPTSATAVGGSRSKAAPPRPWLVPVAALVMLALVGGAMFVVYKMGLARGTRLAGGDASPSPSAAATKVLLLDPVCRKAVDPATAPAVLDFGGKSIYFDSLDCLNAFRSDPVKYGAGRIRVHIAPNAEASTAPAPTTEAAPPSLDSPMTDRPVDRGQSLDAPSDGPPAESPAAVPEPTQQSVNDAPPVTETYPTQPANELPPSAPRPSKAGGRSGSSTSAPRQGGAPPPKGADGPPPAAEPDENGFSLPPDLKEGPPSRKSEKSE; this comes from the coding sequence ATGATAGGGGCCATGGATCCGAAGGATTACAACCCGGAGACGCGTCGCCACCCCATCCAGGCGGGTCGTGAGACCGTCCCCCCGACGTCGGCGACGGCGGTGGGAGGGTCTCGGTCGAAGGCTGCGCCTCCACGGCCGTGGCTGGTGCCCGTTGCGGCCCTGGTCATGCTCGCGCTGGTGGGCGGGGCCATGTTCGTTGTGTACAAGATGGGGCTCGCCCGCGGCACGCGCCTTGCGGGGGGCGACGCCTCACCCTCGCCTTCAGCGGCGGCCACCAAGGTGCTGCTTCTCGATCCGGTGTGTCGAAAAGCGGTCGACCCGGCCACGGCTCCCGCCGTGCTCGATTTCGGGGGCAAGAGCATCTACTTCGACAGCCTCGACTGCCTGAATGCGTTTCGCTCCGATCCGGTGAAATATGGAGCGGGGCGCATCCGCGTGCACATCGCGCCGAACGCAGAGGCTTCCACGGCGCCCGCGCCGACCACCGAGGCCGCACCCCCCTCTCTAGATTCCCCGATGACAGACCGTCCGGTCGATCGCGGTCAGAGCCTCGACGCTCCTTCTGACGGCCCTCCTGCCGAATCGCCCGCCGCGGTGCCAGAGCCCACGCAGCAGTCGGTGAACGACGCGCCACCGGTGACCGAGACCTATCCCACGCAACCGGCCAACGAGCTGCCTCCCTCGGCACCGAGGCCTTCAAAGGCGGGCGGCAGGTCAGGATCCTCGACTTCGGCGCCTCGTCAGGGTGGCGCTCCGCCACCGAAGGGCGCCGACGGGCCACCGCCAGCCGCCGAGCCGGATGAGAACGGCTTCAGCCTTCCTCCCGACCTGAAGGAAGGTCCGCCCTCGCGCAAGAGCGAGAAGAGCGAATGA
- a CDS encoding class I SAM-dependent methyltransferase — MKIDDIIKNRIPQLEPTDRDTADLGFLRERLKAIGYTWDGVAEMLGTSLVSFAEYPGYVWRCRTRGTPLARMVMLWLLGERVERSEVDAVLGADGTETLLARRILRAEGDQVSSMVDLYPCEDAVVFTDHAFGVVRFKKHVYELGSDSYAIARMTPRKKVGQVLDLCTGSGIHAIMASRHAERATGVDISDRALAFSQVNAALNGAREKTRYLQGDLYEAVPGETFDLVIANPPWIAAPTSDMELYRWGGETGEVITRKVVDGLPTHLNVGGTLSMFVIYPIIRGKVYVDRFREWLPSTGWGVAIAESPDCSLEQFIRLHLEAREDWGRYVRECGEWMDAYARHDIERMGIGMAYVRRLPEGRPGWGAVKKMAMPPCDMAPHLERWLDGLETYLDPAWQPDWDTWVPQISDSIARVWRETRTGQGCAEFASPWWGSPVELTPDEMALIDLMSEGWTAAQLAARWSRGAEPRAEVRALLASLGSKELL, encoded by the coding sequence ATGAAGATCGACGACATCATCAAGAATCGCATCCCCCAGCTCGAACCCACCGACCGCGACACCGCCGACCTCGGGTTCCTGCGCGAGCGCCTGAAAGCCATCGGCTACACCTGGGACGGAGTCGCCGAGATGCTGGGAACCTCGCTTGTGAGCTTTGCCGAGTACCCTGGCTACGTGTGGCGCTGCCGCACGAGAGGAACCCCCCTGGCCCGCATGGTGATGCTCTGGCTGCTGGGCGAGCGCGTCGAACGCTCCGAGGTCGATGCGGTGCTCGGCGCCGATGGCACCGAGACCCTTCTGGCGCGACGCATCCTGCGCGCCGAAGGCGATCAGGTGTCATCGATGGTCGACCTGTACCCGTGCGAAGACGCGGTTGTCTTCACGGATCACGCCTTCGGCGTGGTCCGCTTCAAGAAGCACGTCTACGAGCTTGGCTCCGACAGCTACGCCATCGCGCGCATGACACCGCGCAAGAAGGTGGGCCAGGTGCTCGACCTGTGCACGGGGTCCGGCATCCACGCCATCATGGCCTCGCGTCACGCCGAACGCGCCACGGGCGTCGACATCAGCGACCGCGCCCTGGCCTTCTCACAGGTGAACGCGGCACTCAACGGGGCGAGAGAGAAGACCCGCTACCTGCAAGGCGATCTGTACGAAGCCGTGCCCGGCGAGACCTTCGATCTCGTCATCGCCAACCCCCCATGGATCGCCGCCCCCACCTCTGACATGGAGCTCTACCGCTGGGGCGGCGAGACCGGCGAGGTCATCACACGCAAGGTGGTAGACGGGCTTCCCACGCACCTGAACGTGGGCGGCACCCTGTCGATGTTCGTCATCTATCCCATCATCCGGGGCAAGGTGTACGTCGACCGCTTCCGGGAATGGCTCCCCTCGACAGGGTGGGGGGTCGCCATCGCTGAATCGCCCGACTGCTCGCTCGAGCAGTTCATCCGCCTGCATCTCGAGGCGCGAGAGGACTGGGGGCGCTACGTGCGCGAGTGCGGCGAGTGGATGGATGCCTACGCGCGCCACGACATCGAGCGCATGGGCATCGGCATGGCCTACGTGCGCCGCCTCCCAGAGGGGCGCCCGGGATGGGGCGCGGTGAAGAAGATGGCCATGCCCCCCTGCGACATGGCGCCCCACCTCGAGCGCTGGCTCGATGGGCTCGAGACCTACCTTGATCCGGCCTGGCAGCCCGACTGGGACACATGGGTTCCCCAGATCAGCGACTCAATCGCACGGGTCTGGCGCGAGACCCGCACCGGGCAGGGATGCGCCGAGTTTGCCAGCCCCTGGTGGGGCAGTCCGGTAGAGCTCACCCCCGACGAGATGGCGCTCATCGATCTCATGAGCGAAGGATGGACCGCCGCCCAGCTCGCCGCGCGATGGAGCCGAGGAGCAGAGCCGAGAGCCGAGGTGCGCGCGCTGCTGGCATCGCTGGGGAGCAAGGAGCTCCTTTGA
- a CDS encoding farnesyl-diphosphate farnesyltransferase — protein MEPRSRAESRGARAAGIAGEQGAPLSGARARAARQLPDLLTDVLRDVSRAFYLTMRVLPAGVREPVSVAYLLARAADTIADTAAVSPEARLRLLLAFRDMVNHGPASAGLAALSDALAHGVGADSAGEGVLMRRVPDVFALHAGLPAPDRALVSQVVTTLTTGMERDLSTFPPEGGGTIGCLPDAAALDRYTWEVAGCVGDFWTRVTAAHTPALRAWDVERMSAVGQRFGQGLQLVNVLRDMPRDLANGRCYLPADELAAIGLAPADLTDLRNTEAARPIIARWTARARNHLVEAQRYVLAIPRTCVRLRLAALWPVLIGLETLRACEDADAWLDPARRVKVSRGFIYRMIAMSLPASLSNAALTKWFQALGGGTGGTTSSRAAQASSRSRSESRNLL, from the coding sequence ATGGAGCCGAGGAGCAGAGCCGAGAGCCGAGGTGCGCGCGCTGCTGGCATCGCTGGGGAGCAAGGAGCTCCTTTGAGCGGCGCTCGCGCCCGAGCCGCAAGACAGCTCCCCGATCTGCTCACCGACGTCTTGCGCGATGTATCGCGCGCCTTCTACCTCACGATGCGCGTTCTCCCCGCGGGGGTGAGGGAGCCCGTCAGCGTCGCGTACCTGCTGGCCCGCGCCGCCGATACCATCGCCGATACGGCCGCCGTCTCGCCCGAGGCGCGCCTGCGGCTGCTGCTCGCGTTTCGCGATATGGTGAACCACGGCCCTGCGTCGGCGGGCCTTGCCGCGCTCTCTGACGCCCTCGCGCACGGCGTGGGCGCAGACAGTGCCGGCGAGGGCGTGCTCATGCGACGGGTGCCCGACGTGTTCGCGCTGCACGCAGGCCTTCCCGCACCCGATCGCGCCCTCGTGAGCCAGGTGGTGACGACCCTCACCACCGGCATGGAGCGCGATCTGAGCACCTTCCCCCCGGAAGGCGGTGGAACGATCGGTTGCCTGCCCGACGCCGCGGCCCTTGACCGCTACACCTGGGAGGTGGCCGGCTGCGTGGGCGATTTCTGGACCCGCGTCACCGCGGCCCACACCCCTGCCCTGCGCGCGTGGGACGTGGAGCGCATGTCTGCCGTGGGGCAGCGCTTCGGACAGGGGCTGCAGCTGGTGAACGTGCTGCGCGACATGCCCCGCGACCTGGCCAACGGCCGCTGCTACCTGCCGGCCGACGAGCTGGCCGCCATCGGACTTGCGCCGGCAGACCTCACCGATCTGCGAAACACCGAGGCGGCGCGCCCGATCATCGCGCGCTGGACCGCCCGCGCCCGCAACCATCTCGTGGAAGCGCAGCGCTACGTGCTCGCCATACCGCGAACGTGTGTGCGCCTGCGCCTGGCGGCGCTCTGGCCCGTGCTCATCGGCCTCGAGACCCTGCGCGCCTGCGAGGACGCCGACGCCTGGCTCGACCCCGCGCGGCGGGTGAAGGTGTCGCGGGGGTTCATCTACCGCATGATAGCGATGTCGCTCCCCGCGTCGCTGTCGAACGCCGCGCTGACGAAGTGGTTTCAGGCGCTGGGCGGGGGCACCGGGGGAACCACATCGTCGAGGGCGGCCCAGGCCTCCTCGCGCAGCCGTAGCGAATCAAGGAACTTGTTGTAG